A window from Seriola aureovittata isolate HTS-2021-v1 ecotype China chromosome 14, ASM2101889v1, whole genome shotgun sequence encodes these proteins:
- the LOC130181603 gene encoding uncharacterized protein LOC130181603 isoform X1, with amino-acid sequence MTSVEKRRSGRKSGGHRKHSDGGYSDTSSGGSFLDETDREVSTLTDRAFRSLCIGDEAVYNDSDLCSSSPCSQRDRQLAFSQSGQDRDRDDTEREELKRAAHESFTLRVQQYGQDWIHGGMYGAEIHRDPQWEVYGERTQGRVSATFQHSFVETSQQEKSLREEQLSFLSNGATELSSQQRRSRSRVSSLIRAFNSEGHRDGAGMDGKVREWNDDTSWDKSALMSIQQELSEFSTSYQQNFNSDHFPSSGPFSSRDTSFYSSEVAAVAHMNSASSFMSSSHSKHSMSTQVNCNSNFFIHSEFSPFKVWRDHNRFPFQQGEVSGFMHCSQFPKWYETPMYKELSLEAQPQGHYRLEERDIRHPRNKLAPVGPPTPPRSTSTSTMLQKAAAVEKRCESELIGHYPHRKRTQSLGTNRLPSQRPSTASPTIEMSRRVRDTISSVKALHQKIKMMTEQNVATAMAANQQGVLHSNDNLIPFGNNAVSVAPNVVRSNTSTTAFNISQLLTPSVHAHQEAETSEVRPYAVSPQPVEHPPVRAESRGATPDVRLSSYKSRATSLLFNLKDNRKRVKNTYSPTKFKGLEKPEKNKPPSIKEPKDTIIDIPDLPDPDIQFTHVEESTRTDVASHHYANQHQNPGLSLATLNSQPATAHTGQHSQYTLSDYQKAQMQGEMVHHSRFTGFIPENYTTNQLANGQNLREDLLSFTPYKQGMIDNVETLGGDVHRLKPSYTATETPRLNADNNQTREYLISKANAEQHFNETVGREFTKEDRYQQLKDNKHDYSNVSSQDRWRETSSQDTGKLSLKSANSPWKQEITALIEKDQHAQAYQRTATIKEELNIPRDKYRGENQQRINKEIEKIELRQSFDPGTSSHKNTGLVNPNISNQLPQYAPFGTVENQAYYAPKQPVAIRDKCVPQKYYGHNEENVMKENYQPQNYNRYTDQEYSNQHSFNSNKDKTLPMKETSQRKQCTPVPKGHEMQSLQPVQAKPQFEHNMQKKLSNNDNAAARTMANQMKDRQFVEVKAEQASVEYITAKHAQAELAKVQHWAQVEQPKAESARLILAEQAGSEKVKAEQAKAELTEHERVKQTKAEHVKQEKKKGEQADQSREKQPERAREEQTKVEQTRVQEVTEESRNITEEAGVTHMKKEQGEQVKAEQAKAERLKEEHIKTDLGKTEQAKIQQTVQATRERIKVEQIEEEETKAKQIERDQREAEQIRAEKVKAEQVQTDLRKAEQAKQEQIKEQPAKTEQEKTKVVEIGEVKADHIKVKDIKQEKAQENAEPPTTQIRKSKEAKVKESKAEQTKMEQSSKTESLQERLAKPAVKLTVIQQVRNQPDKVEQVKTELAKAKAELAKIKEKMRGEQKEKVRNSIIIKDDDITNKDVRGNMNKNEDHKKNDQATQMQQHKEESAVSRNGKDQADTGADEFLREKYVLTNSVSTNTNKVSTTGHGSSNDANETPALSLDKVKRVNNEKSKDKHSPTRGFAKANTENKEEVGGFKSTEVTDSHYVYSESSKQFKLSSANYLTTHVDNRANCDTVTDKVKDDNVEKLEKCDPVKHTDVSQRRVSDLTKLVPLERKHKLTEHSVGPGKDSHFIPPRALSHKERVQTKQEILTSKIKAHAEKEISAIKEKGFALRDGIMSKHPTKQLASIQNNSIRQRPPSQEVSKKHESTMSSNITPKHQMELSGIQMEPVKSMSTPSSATIPVKSEVTTGQLVDQSHKQVEPVKSNGSVSEPPEVAKQTGRYTASTDEGLVENQKKENQSGIKSPMPSKEQAPKNNQGKQEANHGANSGKEKEGLKGNPAISTDQQNKKKEDPSQATALVKTESSKPLTTEKPESKHEAGDEDSAPLLHLAFGQNKVPVAEDSLQIMGIMVTVRERQPSESNDHVDDSTQEQIYPKEKECSNSEIDKCHPSSGLELSKGNKSSKEVSVAKAKDRVVQETHPTMMEDQTKVDVSNHPETSTLRTIKNNVSENVIKKETDPQESSSINARPKREIQLTEPLPEKGVPSTVTAKNKVLAETQPLLYKQDIIARDMKDYSNKTPRESSAKSMKKDEGKRNTEDKNPPKTQTAHTNENVMAKVENTVINVKNESNRADAETLIKHDVKLSVKEDLTAVVNPSNNRNIDGKSAPLLEKKSHDSTPPKPVKKTTPSHHVNENQNRNVSPKLKHEETHIGEYNEVDDDVHIDSIAIKVVPAVTEKDNLKMVRKHHVTTVPSDVVVTNEHKQVASSSCEENNKDKTKVPTPAYNEKQMKENLEDKLGGQQELSNERKLSSSLKISNQQNSINATTENTHAENGNPEKGKDKESRKSVVESMEGNYFQVQGVVETNDEPHNSANVGEILDTVSKEGEFPGLLPNKAAVSNKPYKEVKNEVFVLDQSKRKTVESSSVSAQNQNIEKKNWETEDKLASKQSDGPTERQSNNERMEAGQDNHIRRHPTVSQSTLSARERQSSRNSHPTRENSVKDKPEVKPKPKERVSTIPEISAIADYARLKVIVSEEQENTVQEFPPNKKEGFFPLIQTRHSRRPVFSADPKDISVKEKSLPNKTEVSAKVNKETKAPVFPITEKEHQRTGMFKLGEKERQEKMVLDATGVLDAGAKHAQCLKERNKLPTTHLKNQGSEEQVTGTDTQRLCQVDQGIHQPDDPSLQEVNRPRNTSVSQHLKSLDNTNANQKPEECLVPYLDKNSMPQPTLGQVHNIEVSTTTLRKEKIENKLAKMGEERKEKLRQERLATQHEATTAKQSEEEQVIEEEKRAEDMKIKHIIEESRASLAEEERRAIQREEERRAKEREAIAIKIKERREKQREADRRAEEERRAKEIEEDRAAPKEEELRAKQREEERRVKETEEKRVKIEEERRAKLRREEQRMKENEERKRLKQQEEERVVLEEQRRKAAQEEQQRRAAQEEKQRRAALQEQQRRAAFEEQQRRAAQEEQQRRAAQEEQQMRAAEEEQQRRAAQEEQQRRAVKEEQQMRAAEEEQQKRAAQEEQQRRAVKEEQQKRAALQEQQKRAALQEQQRQAKQIEEKLLAEIEEEKKRALRKVEERKAAEKEKTIIKQREEKQAKEERTRLLEESKAALKEDKKRVTQEQLLAQREDDIMAKKRENEDEEKFAAQREKERATKMEEQKKAAQRIDALQYYAITSTESERKPKERQLCSPLPSQQRNNPSGLEESGSHTRLYRPRSSASPAPSLPRSNTSSPALGAKPSMFRVKDNTIRGSSLTKSVKPRFHKNFGEDFRVGSPMERLSERVEEEQEMRHNDTGLNRLAAIKEFSTFQPASSSQDYAAHLPQHRPYSRRSIVLDEDDSRSVISNMSEDVESFATSAADLADLRGLFDYDRPESACSFSSDVSRSLGKPPAVPPKSEKALRRAKRLTTRRIKKELCKSAADTPAGVEKPLEEVPSTPPSSSTEVCSPNHHAVASPHFSSPISLAHAPALGSSLPSSHSDRQSSHRSAHASPHATGPISLPVASPHAAAPVTLPTASPAAGPASNTAAPKTVVHVPSSPTLHHTSHPAPVTQYHVETSYPQSYPLTQRKVLQDLGSGQYFVVDVPVQVKTKTFFDPETGKYVQLNVRESGQSTSRPQSRQKYPQPQLQSQVQVKPQQQPLSQAPPAGKPLVLYQGYHGYSQGYQPAAINSVPPHSSSAPVTLYQDQDQPVRESHSHGYPAPEMRQNSEGQRYSPEKTPYMDTVNDTEKTYNTVYNTHGSYEAFPECDTNSQLAGSSGCENDNSAHPRYQPRDIITMSDLEDFMELSDW; translated from the coding sequence ATGACCTCAGTTGAAAAGCGGCGCTCAGGCCGGAAGAGTGGCGGGCATCGTAAGCACAGCGATGGAGGCTACAGTGATACTTCCAGCGGTGGGTCGTTTCTGGACGAGACTGACCGAGAGGTCAGCACTCTGACAGATCGAGCATTCAGGAGTCTCTGCATTGGAGATGAGGCTGTTTATAATGACTCAGACTTGTGTTCATCTTCACCCTGCagccagagagacagacagctggcCTTTAGCCAGAGTGgccaggacagagacagagatgacacagagagggaggaactTAAGAGAGCTGCCCATGAGAGCTTCACCCTCAGGGTGCAGCAGTATGGACAGGACTGGATCCATGGAGGAATGTATGGGGCTGAGATCCACAGAGATCCTCAGTGGGAGGTTTATGGGGAAAGGACACAAGGGAGGGTTTCTGCCACATTCCAGCACTCCTTTGTGGAAACCTCTCAACAGGAGAAATCTCTGAGGGAAGAACAGCTGTCTTTCCTCAGCAATGGAGCCACAGAGTTGAGTTCACAGCAACGCAGAAGCCGCTCCAGAGTTTCGTCCCTCATCAGAGCTTTTAACTCTGAGGGACACAGGGATGGAGCAGGGATGGATGGTAAAGTCAGAGAGTGGAATGATGACACAAGCTGGGACAAATCAGCTCTAATGAGTATCCAACAGGAACTTTCTGAATTCTCGACATCATACCAGCAAAACTTTAACAGTGATCATTTCCCCTCATCTGGCCCCTTCTCATCCCGAGACACCAGCTTCTACTCCTCTGAAGTTGCAGCAGTGGCTCATATGAATTCTGCATCCTCTTTCATGAGCTCTTCccacagtaaacacagcatGTCCACCCAGGTCAACTGTAACTCTAACTTCTTCATACACAGTGAGTTTAGTCCCTTCAAGGTATGGAGGGACCATAACAGGTTTCCTTTTCAACAAGGAGAAGTCTCAGGGTTTATGCACTGCTCACAGTTTCCTAAATGGTATGAGACACCAATGTACAAGGAGCTTTCACTGGAGGCCCAACCACAGGGTCATTATAGGTTGGAGGAGAGGGATATCAGACACCCAAGGAATAAATTGGCACCAGTGGGTCCTCCCACACCTCCACGCTCCACGTCAACATCCACAATGCTGCAGAAAGCTGCGGCCGTGGAAAAACGCTGTGAGTCAGAATTGATAGGTCATTACCCTCACAGGAAGCGGACGCAGAGCCTGGGAACTAACAGGCTCCCATCCCAGCGTCCGTCAACTGCATCACCTACCATCGAGATGTCTCGACGTGTCCGGGACACCATCAGCTCCGTGAAAGCCCTCcatcaaaaaatcaaaatgatgacAGAGCAAAATGTGGCAACAGcaatggcagcaaatcaacaaGGAGTACTTCATAGCAATGATAATTTAATTCCCTTTGGCAACAACGCAGTATCAGTGGCACCAAATGTTGTCAGAAGTAACACAAGCACTACTGCCTTCAACATCAGTCAGCTGCTCACACCTTCAGTCCATGCACATCAAGAGGCAGAGACGTCAGAGGTCCGACCATATGCAGTTTCGCCTCAACCTGTGGAACATCCTCCAGTCCGAGCTGAAAGCAGGGGAGCAACACCTGATGTTAGGCTGTCCAGCTACAAATCCAGAGCAACAAGCCTGCTCTTCAATCTCAAAGACAACAGGAAGAGAGTAAAAAACACCTACAGTCCTACCAAATTTAAAGGTTTGgaaaaaccagagaaaaacaaaccaccCTCTATCAAGGAACCTAAAGACACTATAATAGACATCCCTGATCTTCCCGATCCAGACATTCAGTTTACCCATGTAGAGGAATCCACCAGGACAGATGTTGCTTCACATCATTATGCAAACCAGCATCAAAACCCCGGATTGTCACTTGCAACACTAAATTCTCAACCTGCCACAGCACATACAGGCCAACATTCACAATACACTTTAAGTGATTACCAGAAAGCTCAGATGCAAGGTGAGATGGTTCATCACTCCAGGTTCACTGGCTTCATACCTGAAAATTACACCACCAATCAGCTGGCTAATGGACAGAATCTCCGTGAAGACTTATTGTCATTTACTCCCTACAAGCAAGGGATGATAGATAATGTGGAAACTCTGGGAGGGGATGTACACAGGCTTAAACCATCGTATACAGCTACAGAAACACCAAGGCTAAATGCTGACAACAATCAAACCAGAGAATATTTAATAAGTAAGGCAAATGCTGagcaacattttaatgaaacagtGGGAAGGGAATTCACAAAGGAGGATAGATATCAGCAGCtcaaagacaacaaacatgatTACAGTAATGTGTCCTCGCAGGATAGGTGGAGAGAGACAAGCAGTCAAGACACAGGAAAGCTCAGTCTGAAATCAGCTAACTCTCCATGGAAACAAGAGATAACCGCTTTAATCGAAAAAGACCAACATGCACAGGCTTACCAAAGAACAGCCACGATAAAGGAGGAACTAAATATACCCAGAGACAAATACAGAGGAGAAAATCAGCAACgtataaataaagaaattgaaaaaatagAGCTGAGGCAGAGTTTTGATCCTGGAACATCCTCTCATAAAAATACTGGGTTGGTCAATCCTAACATTTCAAACCAGCTGCCACAATATGCTCCATTTGGTACTGTAGAAAATCAAGCCTATTATGCACCAAAGCAACCGGTAGCAATTAGGGACAAATGTGTACCTCAAAAGTATTATGGACACAATGAGGaaaatgtgatgaaagaaaATTATCAGCCACAGAATTATAATAGATATACTGATCAGGAATACAGTAACCAACACAGCTTCAATTCTAATAAAGATAAAACTTTGCCCATGAAAGAAACAAGTCAGAGAAAACAATGTACGCCAGTCCCAAAGGGACATGAAATGCAAAGTCTCCAGCCAGTGCAAGCCAAACCACAGTTTGAACATAATATGCAGAAAAAATTATCTAATAACGACAATGCAGCTGCTCGCACAATGGCAAACCAGATGAAGGATAGACAGTTTGTTGAGGTCAAGGCTGAACAGGCCTCAGTAGAATATATAACAGCAAAACACGCCCAAGCAGAGCTGGCAAAGGTTCAGCACTGGGCTCAAGTGGAGCAGCCCAAAGCAGAGTCGGCGAGGTTAATTTTAGCAGAGCAGGCTGGTTCAGAGAAAGTCAAAGCAGAACAGGCCAAAGCAGAACTAACAGAACACGAGAGAGTAAAACAGACTAAAGCAGAACATGTtaaacaggagaagaaaaaaggggaaCAGGCAGATCagtccagagaaaaacaaccagagcGTGCAAGAGAGGAACAGACAAAGGTAGAGCAAACCAGAGTACAGGAGGTAACAGAAGAGTCAAGAAATATTACAGAGGAAGCAGGAGTCACGCACATGAAAAAGGAGCAGGGTGAGCAGGTCAAAGCTGAACAAGCTAAAGCAGAAAGGCTGAAAGAAGAACACATAAAAACTGACCTAGGAAAGACCGAGCAGGCAAAAATACAGCAAACTGTACAGGCCACAAGAGAAAGGATCAAAGTGGAGCAAATTGAGGAAGAAGAGactaaagcaaaacaaattgaAAGAGACCAGAGAGAGGCAGAACAAATCAGAGCAGAAAAGGTTAAAGCAGAACAGGTTCAAACAGATCTTAGAAAAGCAGAACAAGCTAAACAAGAGCAGATAAAAGAGCAACCAGCTAAAACcgaacaagagaaaacaaaggtaGTTGAAATAGGAGAGGTCAAAGCAGACCACATTAAAGTTAAGGATATTAAACAAGAGAAAGCTCAAGAAAATGCAGAGCCACCTACAACACAGATACGTAAATCCAAAGAGGCAAAGGTTAAAGAGAGCAAAGCAGAGCAGACAAAGATGGAGCAATCCAGCAAAACAGAGAGCCTGCAGGAAAGGTTAGCTAAACCTGCGGTAAAACTAACAGTGATACAACAGGTCAGAAATCAGCCAGATAAAGTTGAACAAGTTAAGACAGAGTTAGCAAAAGCTAAAGCAGAATTGGCcaaaataaaggagaaaatgagaggagagcaaaaagagaaagtcaGAAACTCTATCATCATAAAAGATGATGACATTACAAATAAAGATGTGAGGggaaatatgaataaaaatgaggaTCACAAAAAGAATGACCAGGCAACCCAAATGCAACAACACAAGGAAGAGTCAGCTGTCAGCAGAAATGGTAAAGATCAAGCTGATACAGGGGCTGATGAATTTTTAAGAGAGAAATATGTTTTGACTAATTCTGTTTCAACTAACACAAACAAAGTGTCAACTACTGGACACGGTTCTTCAAATGATGCCAATGAAACACCAGCTCTATCTCTTGACAAAGTCAAGAGAGTGAACAACGAGaaatcaaaagacaaacatagTCCTACGAGGGGATTTGCAAAAGCTAACACAGAAAATAAGGAGGAAGTAGGCGGCTTTAAATCCACTGAGGTAACAGACAGTCACTATGTTTACAGTGAGTCATCCAAACAATTCAAATTATCCAGTGCTAATTATTTAACTACCCATGTAGATAATAGAGCAAACTGTGACACAGTTACTGATAAAGTGAAGGATGACAATGTTGAAAAGTTGGAAAAATGTGACCCTgtgaaacacactgatgtttcacAGCGAAGAGTTTCTGATTTGACTAAACTGGTTCCCCTTGAAAGAAAACATAAGTTAACCGAGCACAGTGTAGGTCCAGGTAAAGATTCGCATTTTATCCCTCCCAGAGCATTGTCCCATAAAGAGAGAGTGCAGACCAAGCAGGAGATTCTgacttccaaaataaaagctcatgCTGAAAAAGAGATTTCAGCAATTAAAGAAAAGGGTTTTGCCCTAAGAGATGGTATTATGTCCAAACACCCTACAAAGCAATTAGCAAGTATTCAGAATAATAGTATACGACAGAGGCCACCATCACAGGAGGTGTCTAAAAAGCATGAAAGCACAATGTCCAGTAATATAACACCAAAGCACCAGATGGAGCTTTCAGGAATACAGATGGAACCAGTCAAGTCTATGTCAACACCCAGCTCTGCTACAATACCAGTAAAGTCTGAAGTAACCACCGGTCAGCTAGTAGACCAATCACACAAACAAGTTGAACCAGTGAAGAGCAATGGCAGTGTGTCAGAACCACCCGAAGTTGCAAAACAGACAGGACGTTATACTGCAAGCACAGATGAGGGCTTGGTagaaaatcaaaagaaagaGAATCAATCAGGAATTAAATCGCCAATGCCAAGTAAAGAGCAAGCACCAAAGAACAACCaaggaaaacaggaagcaaaTCATGGAGCAAACtctggaaaagagaaagagggactTAAAGGTAATCCTGCCATAAGCACTGACCAACAGAACAAGAAGAAAGAGGATCCATCACAAGCTACAGCTCTGGTCAAAACTGAAAGCTCCAAACCTTTGACAACAGAAAAGCCTGAGAGTAAGCATGAAGCAGGTGATGAGGACTCAGCACCTCTGCTACATCTTGCCTTCGGTCAGAACAAGGTGCCTGTGGCTGAAGACTCCTTGCAGATCATGGGAATAATGGTAACTGTACGAGAAAGACAGCCATCTGAGAGCAATGATCATGTGGATGACAGCACCCAAGAACAAATATATCCAAAGGAGAAAGAGTGCAGTAACTCAGAGATAGATAAATGTCATCCCAGCTCAGGTCTAGAATTAAGTAAAGGAAATAAATCTTCAAAGGAAGTGAGCGTAGCAAAGGCAAAAGACAGAGTCGTACAGGAAACTCATCCCACAATGATGGAAGATCAAACTAAAGTTGATGTAAGTAATCATCCTGAAACTTCAACTCTAAGGACAATAAAGAACAATGTGTCTGAGAATGTTATTAAGAAAGAGACTGATCCCCAGGAGAGTTCTTCTATAAATGCAAGACCCAAAAGGGAAATACAACTTACAGAACCACTGCCTGAAAAAGGTGTGCCATCCACAGTCACTGCTAAAAATAAAGTGTTGGCTGAAACTCAACCCCTTCTCTACAAGCAGGACATAATAGCAAGGGACATGAAAGACtactcaaataaaacaccaagaGAGAGCTCAGCAAAGAGTATGAAGAAAGATGAAGGAAAAAGGAATACAGAAGACAAAAATCCACCAAAAACCCAAACAGCACATACCAATGAGAACGTAATGGCCAAAGTGGAGAACACAGTAATCAACGTCAAGAATGAGTCCAACAGGGCTGATGCCGAAACTCTGATAAAACATGATGTCAAGCTATCAGTGAAAGAAGATTTGACAGCTGTTGTAAATCCATCCAACAACAGGAATATAGATGGCAAGAGTGCACCCCTACTGGAGAAAAAGAGCCATGACTCAACACCACCAAAGCCAGTCAAGAAAACCACTCCATCTCACCATGTAAATGAGaatcaaaacagaaatgtatctCCAAAACTAAAGCATGAAGAGACGCACATTGGAGAATATAATGAAGTGGACGATGATGTGCATATAGATAGCATTGCCATCAAAGTTGTGCCAGCAGTAACTGAGAAGGACAACCTGAAAATGGTAAGAAAACATCATGTCACAACTGTCCCTTCTGATGTGGTTGTAACTAATGAACATAAACAAGTTGCATCATCTAGTtgtgaagaaaacaataaagacaaaaccaAAGTCCCCACTCCAGCATACAATGAGAAGCAGATGAAAGAAAATTTAGAAGACAAATTAGGCGGACAACAGGAGCTGTCCAATGAGAGAAAACTGTCCAGTTCGTTGAAAATCAGCAATCAACAGAACAGCATAAATGCTACAACTGAGAATACCCATGCTGAAAATGGAAATCCTGAAAAAGGGAAGGATAAGGAAAGTAGGAAATCAGTAGTTGAATCAATGGAGGGAAACTACTTTCAAGTGCAAGGGGTAGTAGAAACAAATGATGAACCACACAATAGTGCAAATGTTGGAGAGATATTAGATACTGTTTCAAAGGAAGGGGAATTTCCAGGTCTACTACCAAACAAGGCGGCTGTCAGCAATAAACCATACAAAGAAGTAAAAAATGAAGTCTTTGTGTTGGATcaaagtaaaaggaaaacagtGGAATCAAGTTCAGTAAGCGCTCAAAATCAGaacatagaaaagaaaaactgggaAACAGAAGATAAGCTGGCTTCAAAACAGAGTGATGGTcccacagagaggcagagtaATAATGAAAGGATGGAAGCAGGTCAAGATAATCACATCAGAAGACATCCCACAGTGAGCCAATCCACTTTATCAGCAAGGGAAAGACAGAGCTCAAGAAATTCACATCCAACAAGGGAAAATTCAGTCAAAGATAAACCTGAAgttaaaccaaaaccaaaagaaaggGTATCCACAATACCTGAAATATCCGCAATTGCAGACTATGCCAGATTAAAAGTAATTGTTTCAGaagagcaggaaaacacagtTCAGGAATTCCCACCCAACAAAAAGGAAGGATTCTTCCCACTAATACAGACTCGTCACAGCAGACGTCCAGTGTTCAGTGCTGACCCAAAAGACATCtctgtgaaagagaaaagtttGCCAAATAAGACAGAGGTGAGTGCCAAAGTGAACAAAGAGACCAAAGCACCAGTATTTCCCATTACAGAGAAAGAACACCAAAGGACGGGAATGTTCAAActgggagaaaaagaaagacaagagaaaatGGTTTTGGATGCCACAGGTGTATTAGATGCTGGGGCAAAACATGCACAATGtctcaaagaaagaaacaaattgCCAACAACCCATCTCAAGAACCAGGGAAGTGAAGAACAAGTGACTGGAACTGATACTCAAAGACTTTGTCAAGTAGATCAAGGTATTCATCAGCCAGACGATCCTTCCTTGCAAGAAGTCAACAGGCCAAGAAACACGTCTGTGTCACAACACCTAAAATCACTTGATAACACCAATGCCAATCAAAAACCTGAAGAATGTTTAGTACCATATTTGGATAAAAACTCTATGCCACAACCCACTTTAGGGCAAGTGCACAACATAGAGGTAAGCACAACAActctaagaaaagaaaagattgaaAATAAACTGGCTAagatgggagaggagagaaaagaaaagctgagaCAAGAAAGGCTTGCAACTCAGCATGAAGCAACCACAGCAAAACAGTCAGAGGAAGAACAGGTGatagaagaggagaaaagagcagaagacatgaaaataaaacacattatagaGGAGAGTAGAGCTTCTCTGgctgaagaagagaggagagccattcagagagaagaggagaggagagcaaaaGAAAGGGAGGCCATAGCTATTAAGATCAAGGAGAGGcgggaaaaacagagagaagcagatagaagagcagaagaagaaagaagagctAAAGAGATAGAGGAAGACAGAGCTGCTCCAAAAGAAGAGGAGTTGAGAGCTaagcaaagagaagaggaaaggagagtgAAAGAAACTGAGGAGAAGAGAGTTAAGAttgaggaagagaggagagcaaaACTGAGAAGGGAGGAACAGCGGATGAAAGagaatgaggagaggaagagattgaaacagcaagaggaggagagagttgTGCTAGAGGAGCAGCGAAGAAAAGCTGCACAAGAGGAACAGCAAAGGAGAGCTGCACAAGAGGAGAAGCAAAGGAGAGCTGCACTACAGGAACAGCAAAGAAGAGCTGCATTTGAAGAACAACAAAGGAGAGCTGCTCAAGAGGAACAGCAAAGGAGAGCTGCTCAAGAGGAGCAGCAAATGAGAGCTGCTGAAGAGGAGCAGCAAAGGAGAGCTGCacaagaggagcagcagaggagagctgTTAAAGAGGAGCAGCAAATGAGAGCTGCTGAAGAGGAGCAGCAAAAGAGAGCTGCTCAAGAGGAGCAGCAAAGGAGAGCTGTTAAAGAGGAGCAGCAAAAGAGAGCTGCGCTACAGGAGCAGCAAAAGAGAGCTGCGCTACAGGAGCAGCAAAGGCAAGCTAAGCAGATTGAGGAGAAGCTACTGGCTGAAattgaggaggaaaagaagagagctCTGAgaaaggtggaggagaggaaagctgctgaaaaagagaaaacaattattaaacaaagagaagaaaaacaagccaaAGAGGAGAGGACAAGATTACTTGAGGAAAGCAAAGCAGCACTGAAAGAGGACAAGAAGAGAGTAACACAAGAACAGTTGCTAGCTCAAAGAGAGGACGACATCATGgctaaaaagagagaaaatgaagatgaagaaaagtttGCAGCtcagagggaaaaggagagagcCACTAAGATGGAAGAGcagaaaaaagcagcacagagaatTGATGCTCTCCAGTACTATGCCATCACCTCAACAGAATCAGAGAGGAAACCAAAAGAAAGACAACTATGCTCCCCTTTACCCTCCCAACAAAGAAACAATCCATCAGGACTTGAAGAGTCAGGTTCCCACACAAGGCTTTATAGGCCACGTAGCTCTGCATCTCCAGCTCCATCTCTGCCCCGCTCCAacacctcctctcctgctctgggAGCCAAGCCCTCTATGTTCAGGGTGAAGGATAATACCATCAGAGGTTCCTCTCTCACCAAGTCAGTCAAACCACGCTTCCATAAGAACTTTGGAGAGGATTTCCGAGTTGGGTCACCCATGGAAAGGCTGTCAGAGAGAgtagaggaggagcaggagatgaGACACAATGACACGGGGTTAAACAGACTCGCTGCTATCAAAGAATTTTCAACTTTTCAGCCAGCATCCTCATCACAGGATTACGCAGCCCATCTCCCACAACACAGGCCTTACTCCAGGAGGAGCATTGTTCTGGATGAAGACGACTCCCGCTCTGTCATCAGCAACATGTCAGAGGATGTGGAGAGTTTTGCCACCAGCGCAGCAGACCTGGCAGATTTACGAGGCCTGTTTGACTACGACAGGCCAGAGTCAGCTTGTAGCTTCAGCAGTGACGTGTCTCGTTCTTTGGGCAAACCTCCAGCTGTTCCCCCAAAGAGTGAAAAAGCATTGCGCAGGGCCAAAAGGTTGACTACTCGTAGGATAAAGAAGGAGTTGTGCAAATCTGCAGCAGACACCCCTGCTGGAGTTGAGAAACCACTTGAGGAAGTTCCCAgtactcctccctcctcctccactgagGTATGCTCCCCCA